Proteins from a genomic interval of Leptospira kanakyensis:
- a CDS encoding ABC transporter permease yields the protein MWKQNFTALHTIVRREWIRIIRIWVQTLIPPVITMALYFLIFGELVGRQIGKIGDFTYIEFIVPGLIMMSVITNSYNNVVSSFFSSKFQKNIEELLVSPTSPYTIVIGYTFGGVVRGIFVGILVTLTSLFFTNLRFYNPFVIIITILMTSILFSLGGFANALFAKKFDDVTIIPTFILTPLTYLGGVFYSIRNLPEFWQTVSYCNPILYMVNLFRYGFIGVTDVNLYFSFGFITLLSGFLFLFNVRLMKIGYGIRN from the coding sequence ATGTGGAAACAAAACTTCACAGCCTTACATACCATTGTGAGAAGAGAATGGATTCGAATCATTCGGATTTGGGTGCAAACTCTTATCCCACCAGTCATTACGATGGCTCTTTATTTTTTGATCTTTGGTGAACTCGTCGGACGCCAAATTGGAAAAATTGGAGATTTTACTTATATTGAATTCATTGTGCCGGGACTCATTATGATGAGTGTCATCACGAATTCCTATAACAATGTGGTTTCTTCTTTTTTCTCTAGTAAATTCCAAAAAAATATAGAAGAGTTACTCGTCTCCCCCACATCACCTTATACAATTGTCATTGGATATACGTTTGGCGGAGTGGTTCGTGGTATCTTTGTGGGAATTTTAGTCACTCTCACTTCCCTGTTTTTTACTAACCTTAGGTTCTATAATCCTTTTGTGATTATTATTACCATTCTAATGACTTCAATTTTGTTTTCTCTTGGTGGGTTTGCCAACGCCCTTTTTGCAAAAAAGTTTGATGATGTGACCATCATTCCCACTTTTATACTCACCCCTCTCACTTATCTGGGTGGGGTGTTTTATTCGATAAGGAACTTACCTGAATTTTGGCAAACGGTTTCTTATTGTAATCCAATTCTATATATGGTGAACTTATTTCGATATGGGTTTATCGGTGTTACCGATGTAAATTTATATTTTTCTTTTGGTTTTATCACTCTACTTTCGGGATTTCTTTTTCTTTTCAACGTGAGGTTAATGAAAATCGGTTATGGCATCAGAAACTAA
- a CDS encoding BolA/IbaG family iron-sulfur metabolism protein: MTIPEIQKKIEDGLPGSKVEILDPYRDGVHIKAVVTFSGFAGKGLIEQHRMVYATLKDELKEEIHALALETRSE, encoded by the coding sequence ATGACAATCCCAGAAATCCAAAAGAAAATTGAAGATGGCCTACCCGGCTCTAAAGTGGAAATCTTAGATCCCTATCGGGACGGGGTCCATATCAAGGCAGTGGTTACCTTTTCTGGTTTTGCCGGCAAAGGCCTGATTGAACAACACCGGATGGTGTATGCCACTTTGAAAGATGAATTAAAAGAAGAAATCCATGCATTGGCATTGGAAACTAGGAGCGAATAA
- a CDS encoding ABC transporter ATP-binding protein gives MQKYAIELEGLEKTYGSGVKALRSINLKVESGDFFALLGPNGAGKSTTIGILSSLINKTGGKVKIFGTDIDTNPDLAKTFLGIVPQEFNFGIFEGVEQILINQAGFYGIPYKEAKGKVEYYLEKLSLIDKRKSAAGQLSGGMKRRLMIARALVHDPKLLILDEPTAGVDIEIRRSMWDFLKELNQAGKTIILTTHYLEEAESLCKNIAIIDKGEIVENTSMKKLLHRLDKETFIIDLKKSIKSKPMSKKFSWEWLDDHSLEVQLDKKESVNQLFTELTKLKLEVLSLRNKSNRLEELFLSLTGKN, from the coding sequence ATGCAAAAATATGCAATCGAACTCGAAGGTTTAGAAAAAACATACGGGAGTGGAGTGAAGGCCCTTCGCTCAATCAATCTCAAGGTAGAATCGGGAGATTTTTTTGCCTTACTTGGACCAAACGGTGCAGGAAAATCTACGACCATAGGAATTTTGAGCTCTCTTATCAATAAAACAGGAGGGAAAGTCAAAATCTTCGGAACCGATATAGACACAAACCCCGACCTTGCCAAAACCTTTCTCGGGATTGTTCCCCAAGAATTTAATTTTGGAATTTTTGAAGGTGTAGAACAGATTTTAATCAACCAAGCTGGTTTTTACGGAATCCCTTACAAAGAAGCCAAAGGAAAAGTAGAATACTATCTAGAGAAACTTTCACTCATCGACAAACGAAAGTCAGCTGCTGGCCAACTCAGCGGGGGAATGAAACGAAGGCTTATGATCGCCCGTGCCCTTGTCCACGATCCCAAACTTCTAATTTTGGATGAACCTACAGCAGGAGTAGACATAGAAATCCGTAGATCCATGTGGGATTTTTTAAAGGAATTAAACCAAGCAGGAAAAACCATCATCCTCACAACCCATTACCTAGAAGAGGCTGAATCACTTTGTAAAAACATTGCGATCATTGACAAAGGGGAAATTGTCGAAAATACATCGATGAAAAAACTCCTCCACCGTTTGGACAAAGAAACCTTTATTATCGATTTAAAAAAATCCATCAAATCCAAACCCATGTCAAAAAAATTCAGCTGGGAATGGTTAGACGATCACAGTTTAGAAGTGCAATTGGATAAAAAAGAATCGGTAAACCAGCTATTTACGGAACTGACAAAACTAAAATTAGAAGTTTTGAGTCTTAGAAACAAATCCAACCGACTGGAAGAACTATTCTTATCATTAACAGGAAAAAACTAA
- a CDS encoding glutathione S-transferase family protein has translation MIKPVLISFKLCPFVQRSVINLLEKKVDYDIKYIDLANKPDWFLKISPFGKVPVLQVGDDVIFESAVINEYLDETSAPALHPKDPIKKAKHRSWTEFASALLVDQYGWTMAKEKSDSDKKREELLSKFKILEAGLPTQEGKSLYFAGEKMHLVDTAFAPFFMRLQFLADHKPELYLLKDFPKIQKWSETLLSLPSVKNSVLPEVPKEYLEFIKAHHSWMGGIL, from the coding sequence ATGATCAAACCAGTTCTTATTAGTTTTAAACTTTGCCCTTTTGTCCAACGTTCCGTCATCAACCTTCTGGAAAAGAAAGTGGATTACGATATCAAATACATTGACCTTGCAAACAAACCCGATTGGTTTTTAAAGATATCTCCTTTTGGAAAAGTTCCCGTCTTACAAGTAGGAGACGATGTGATTTTCGAATCTGCAGTCATCAATGAATACCTAGACGAAACAAGTGCACCGGCCCTTCATCCCAAAGACCCCATTAAGAAAGCAAAACACCGCTCCTGGACAGAATTTGCCAGTGCCCTTCTCGTGGACCAATACGGTTGGACCATGGCCAAAGAAAAATCGGACTCTGATAAAAAACGTGAGGAGCTACTTTCCAAATTCAAAATTTTAGAAGCGGGACTTCCGACCCAAGAAGGCAAATCGCTCTATTTTGCCGGAGAGAAAATGCACTTAGTGGATACTGCTTTTGCCCCGTTTTTTATGAGGTTACAATTTTTAGCCGACCACAAACCGGAACTCTACTTACTAAAAGATTTTCCAAAAATTCAAAAATGGAGTGAAACTCTACTTTCATTGCCATCGGTAAAGAATTCTGTTTTACCGGAAGTGCCTAAAGAATATCTTGAATTTATCAAAGCCCACCATTCCTGGATGGGAGGAATACTATAG
- a CDS encoding BolA family protein: protein MASETKESRLSRMEKILKEKFQPSSLSLRDVSLEHAGHPGMTKDSKETHFRLQMVSSLFSGKSTVENHRLVYATLGEEFKKGLHALEMDLSAP, encoded by the coding sequence ATGGCATCAGAAACTAAAGAATCAAGACTCAGCAGGATGGAAAAAATCCTCAAGGAAAAATTCCAACCAAGTTCCCTTTCCCTTCGAGACGTATCCCTCGAACATGCAGGCCATCCCGGAATGACCAAAGATTCAAAAGAAACCCATTTCCGGTTGCAGATGGTTTCCTCGTTATTTTCCGGAAAATCTACAGTCGAAAACCACCGATTGGTCTACGCGACACTCGGAGAAGAATTTAAGAAAGGGCTCCATGCCTTGGAAATGGATCTTTCCGCCCCATAA